One stretch of Paenibacillus sp. AN1007 DNA includes these proteins:
- a CDS encoding glycoside hydrolase family 43 protein: MNNVNQGEQCTFRNPIMPGFYPDPSVCRVEEDFYLVTSTFAYFPGVPIFHSRDLVHWKQIGNVLDRASQLNLQGAGHSQGIFAPTLRYHDGLFYMITTNVTHGGNFVVTASDPAGPWSDPYFIDGAEGIDPTIFFDEDGKAYYLGTRPCSEGVRYNGNWEVWLRELDLGSMKLVGDSYVLWRGAMVDVIWPEGPHLYKIGDYYYLMIAEGGTGLNHAVTIARSSSLTEGYVGNPNNPIITHRHMGKHYPVINVGHADLVQAPNGQWFMVMLASRPYGGAFSNLGRETFIASVEWEDGWPVVNRGLGKLEEQGVLNLPAAPVAPDLRCENFDSEQLGLQWMFLRNPQEDLYSLTERKGYLRLKLKPQTLKELENSSFVCVRQRHMDYVAAAAMEFVPQHEYETAGLVVIQNDQYHVRIERAREGEQQVLRVMTWLGGEESQVGQVVLDGETPRVYIKLVALGQQLSFYYSTDGSDYQLAAGQVDTTSLSTEVAGGFVGCCIGMFSSSNGQKSDQAADFDWFEYGAHN, from the coding sequence GGACCCGTCTGTCTGCCGGGTAGAAGAAGACTTTTATCTGGTTACGTCTACGTTTGCTTATTTCCCGGGTGTTCCGATCTTTCATAGTCGTGATCTGGTTCACTGGAAGCAGATCGGTAATGTGCTGGATCGTGCTTCGCAGCTTAATCTGCAAGGAGCAGGTCATTCGCAGGGTATTTTTGCACCAACGCTCCGGTATCATGATGGGCTCTTTTACATGATAACAACGAATGTAACGCATGGCGGAAACTTTGTAGTGACAGCCTCAGACCCGGCTGGCCCATGGTCCGATCCTTATTTCATTGATGGTGCGGAGGGGATTGATCCAACGATATTCTTCGATGAAGACGGAAAGGCGTATTATCTCGGAACGCGTCCTTGTTCGGAAGGAGTGCGTTACAACGGAAACTGGGAAGTGTGGCTGCGTGAACTGGATTTGGGCAGCATGAAGCTGGTCGGAGACAGCTATGTTCTATGGCGCGGCGCGATGGTGGATGTCATCTGGCCGGAAGGGCCGCATCTGTACAAAATTGGTGATTATTATTATCTGATGATTGCGGAAGGCGGGACGGGCCTGAACCATGCGGTAACCATCGCACGCAGCAGCAGTCTGACCGAAGGTTACGTTGGCAATCCGAATAATCCGATTATTACGCATCGCCATATGGGCAAGCATTATCCGGTTATTAATGTAGGACACGCTGATTTGGTACAGGCACCTAACGGTCAATGGTTCATGGTGATGCTGGCTTCCAGACCATATGGTGGCGCTTTCAGTAATCTTGGTCGTGAGACATTCATTGCTTCGGTGGAATGGGAAGATGGCTGGCCTGTGGTCAACCGCGGGCTTGGAAAACTGGAAGAGCAGGGTGTGTTGAATCTGCCAGCAGCACCTGTGGCACCGGATCTGCGTTGTGAAAATTTTGATAGTGAACAGTTGGGGCTGCAGTGGATGTTCCTGCGTAATCCTCAGGAGGACCTGTACTCGTTAACGGAACGTAAAGGTTACCTGCGCTTGAAGCTGAAACCGCAAACATTGAAGGAACTTGAGAACTCCAGCTTTGTCTGTGTACGGCAGCGGCATATGGATTATGTGGCAGCTGCTGCCATGGAATTTGTGCCGCAGCATGAGTATGAAACGGCTGGCTTGGTAGTCATTCAGAATGATCAGTATCATGTGCGGATTGAGCGAGCACGTGAAGGTGAACAGCAGGTGCTGCGGGTGATGACATGGCTTGGTGGTGAGGAATCACAGGTTGGCCAAGTTGTGCTGGATGGAGAAACTCCGCGTGTATACATTAAATTGGTAGCGCTAGGACAGCAGCTCAGCTTCTACTACAGCACAGATGGAAGTGATTATCAGTTGGCTGCAGGACAAGTGGATACAACCAGCCTGAGTACGGAAGTCGCTGGCGGCTTTGTTGGCTGCTGTATCGGTATGTTCAGCAGCAGCAATGGTCAAAAGTCCGATCAGGCAGCGGACTTTGACTGGTTTGAATACGGTGCACACAATTAA